The genomic window GATATAAATGGCCAGTTTCTTGTGTCCGTTAGAGGGGGAGATTGTTTTTTCACTGGCTTGGGGGGAGGGAATGCTACACGAGAATCCTTTGGCAATCTCCAGGTTAATAGTGCCCGAATCATCATCATTGCGGTTGACAATGCAGCTCTGGCTTTCGGCAAATCGTTTCACATTGACCGCTGAAGGCTCTGCATCCAGCAGTACGGTGATGATTCCTTCTTCCAGCTGATCAAGGGCTTTTTTGGTTTCTATAACCGGTTGGGGGCAGGCTTTCCCACGCACATCAAGCTTGAAGCT from Pseudomonadota bacterium includes these protein-coding regions:
- the yedF gene encoding sulfurtransferase-like selenium metabolism protein YedF, which gives rise to MMKNHSFKLDVRGKACPQPVIETKKALDQLEEGIITVLLDAEPSAVNVKRFAESQSCIVNRNDDDSGTINLEIAKGFSCSIPSPQASEKTISPSNGHKKLAIYINDQYMGKGDDKLGKILMKAFLKTLLEFSIRPRQLIFVNSGVYLTTSGSEEIET